Below is a genomic region from Candidatus Babeliales bacterium.
TGCCAGATCGATTAGGCCTCATCAAATATCAGAATTTTTATTTGGGTCAGAATGTCTTCACTTTTCCGGTAGTAGAGCGGATCGTAAAGAAGGTGATATTTTAGCAGATTATTTTGGTCTTCCTGCAAGTTTTTCTAGTACCGTTATTTTTTCTCCGCATATTAGTAATGTGATTGTAGATTTTAATTGGTTTCAGGCTTTTGACGCATATCTTCCTGGTTTATTTATAATGGTGCATTTACCTATTGTTCAAACAAAATGGAATCTTTATGCCCGAGAAGTCAATATTGATCCAGGAACAGCTTTCTATCCAGCAGGGTATATGAGTGATATAAATATTCCTGCATCAAGCCTGCCGCAAAGTGTGACTGAAGCATTACGTGGAAATACAACATTTGGTGATATGCAAGATCCATTGCAGTATGGTAAGGTTTTTGGCCGACAAACGCGCAGTAGAATAGCAGAACTTACCGCAACATTGGGATGGAATTATAATCAACCGCGTTATCATGTGGGATTGAATTTTCGTGTAGGTGCACCAACAGGGAATGCAACAAACGCAGAATTCATTTTTGAAGATATTGTAGGTAACAGACATCACTGGGATGTTGGTGGAGGTGTATCTGCACATGGAATTATGTGGCAAAATAAAGAGAAGGGTAAACGCTTAGGATTATATTTTGATGCTCATGTGTCGCACTTGTGCACATCACAACAAAAGCGTTCTTTTGATTTTACCAAAAATGGTAATGGTAGCAGGTATATTTTACTAGAACAAATTGAAAGTCCTGCACAAGACTTACTTATTAATGGCAGTGCTCCTACAAATCAATACATAGGTAATTTGTTTCCTGCGATTAATTACACAACGTTTGATACACACATAAGTATCGGTGTACAAACCGATATTGTGTTAAAGCTTGCATATCAAAAAGATGGTTTTGAACTTGATTTGGGTTATAATTTCTGGGCGAATAGTAAGGAAAAATTACATTGTCGGGATACGTTTATTGAAAATAGATTTGCACTGAAAGGTGATGCACAAATTTATGGTTTTACAGCAGACAACAGTGCTATTGCTTTGAACGCTACGCAAAGTGAAGCGACTATCTTAAAAGGTCAGGATAATGGTAACGGTAATTTTGCAAATTTAAATGCTGATAATCAACCTGCGCTTGCCTCGACTGCTGCGGGTATATTGAATCAGTTAAATGCTACAGATTCTGCTGCACTAGCGATACCACAAGTACAAGTGCGTGGTTCCAACCCTGCAATATTACTCAGTGATAATGATATTAATAATGAATCTGGTATTTTGCCGCGTGCATTATCAAACAAAATATTTGGTTACGTTGGTTGCATTTGGGATAACAGAGATGATATTGATCCGTATTTGGGTATAGGTCTTTCTGGTGAATTTGCTAATACCAATCCTTGTAATAATGCTATGTGTTCACAATGGGCGATTTGGGTTAAGGGTGGGTTGTCATATTAAGTACCTGAACTCCGTTCGTCCTGATCCTTCGATATGTTTTTGGCGACAAAAACACTCAGGATGTACGGAAGAAACATTGAGAATACCCATCCCTTCCGTTCGCCCTGAGTGTTCTACGAAGCTTTATGCGAAGTAGAATGTATCGAAGGGTGTAAATTAATAAGAGTCTGTTTAGATTTTAGTATTATTCTGATTTCTGAATCTTCAATGTAAATATTAATTATTTCTAGGATTACCCTTCGATACTTTTTTGAGGACAAAAACACTCAGGGCGAACGGAAAAGTAAAGCATTTGTTTTTTTAATTGATTGATGCATAAGTTCTAAGCGCGTTTTTAACATCTAGAATTTTTTCAACATGTGTATCTATTTCTTGTTCAGTGATGTGTTGATCATGAATTGCCTGTTTGATTGCAGCAACTGCATCTGGAACATCAACAGGACATAGTAAAATGTCATTACCAGCAAGTAGCGCATGTAGTTCAGCTTGTCCATCGGAATAATTTTGTGTAACACTAGCCATATCAAGACCATCGGTAATTATAAGACCATCAAAACCAAGTTCTTTTCGCAAAAGATTGGTGACAATTTTTTTTGATAAAGTTGAAGGTAATTTTTCTTGGGATTCATAGGCAGGAACTGCAAGATGTGCGATCATAATGGTTGGAATGCCCGCAGCGATTAACTGCTTGAAAGGATAAAGTTCAATTGCATGTAATCTTTCTTTGTCATGTGGTATCAGTGGTAAATCATAATGTGAGTCAACATTAGTATCGCCATGTCCTGGAAAATGTTTTGCACATGCAATTATTCCCACATCATGCAGCCCACGAGCAAAAGCAATGGCATATTGTGCTACCAATTCTGGATTGTCACCAAAAGATCGATCGTTAATGACAGGATTTTTTGGATTATTATTAACATCTGCAACGGGTGCAAAATTGATATGCACTCCGAGTGTTTTGCATAATCCACCAATAGCACGGCCTATTTGATAGGTGAGTTCTTCATCATTGAGTGTACTGAGTTGTTTATTGGTGGGAAAATTAAAAAAATCGGGAAAGCGTGCAGCTCCAATTCTGCCCGGTTCTAGATCTTGTCCAACAAGCAGTGGAATTGTTGATAGTTTTTGAAAATGTTCTGTTCGTTGTATTTGTTTTTTGTAATCGCTTTTTCCTAAATAAATTATTCCACCAATATGATATTCCGCAATAAGTTGTTCAATATATTCTTTATCAAGACGATATGTTTTTCTGTTTATACAATCCTTGGCAACTTCTTCATCTGCAACTGTAGCAACCATAAAGAGCTGGCCAATTTTTTGATCTAAGGTGAGGTTTTTTATGTCGAAATGTGTGTTGCAAAAGGTAGTGCAAGCACAGAGTACATATGCAAAAAAAATCGTATATTCATGATATTCCTTTTTTATGAATATACAATTTTATATCATGTGATGTGATGTTATGCAAGATTATCTTTTTTTTATTATATCAAGATAATATTGCGCGCCACTTTTTTGCTTGCGTTCCAATGTTTTGCGATCAACGGAAAAAAGCCCAAATTGCGTGTCATAACTGCCCCATGAAAAACCATCTAAAAAGCTGTAGTAGTAATATCCTTCTACGTTGTGGCCTTCAGTTTTTGCTTTATGCAGCGCATACAGGTGACGTTTGATAAATAAGTCTCTGATGCTTTCATCATGTGTAGCAATACCATTTTGCGTAATGATCATAGGAATATTTAGTTTTTTTGCTACATTGTCCGATACATCTTTGATTGCCAAATACAATCCTTCAGGGTATACCGTGATACCAGTAACATCTGTTGGAATTTCACTTGGGTTGCCAATATGATTAAAAATATTTTTCATGTAACCGTGACTATGGTAATTGATACCAATAAAATCGAGTGAT
It encodes:
- a CDS encoding glycoside hydrolase family 3 N-terminal domain-containing protein, giving the protein MFIKKEYHEYTIFFAYVLCACTTFCNTHFDIKNLTLDQKIGQLFMVATVADEEVAKDCINRKTYRLDKEYIEQLIAEYHIGGIIYLGKSDYKKQIQRTEHFQKLSTIPLLVGQDLEPGRIGAARFPDFFNFPTNKQLSTLNDEELTYQIGRAIGGLCKTLGVHINFAPVADVNNNPKNPVINDRSFGDNPELVAQYAIAFARGLHDVGIIACAKHFPGHGDTNVDSHYDLPLIPHDKERLHAIELYPFKQLIAAGIPTIMIAHLAVPAYESQEKLPSTLSKKIVTNLLRKELGFDGLIITDGLDMASVTQNYSDGQAELHALLAGNDILLCPVDVPDAVAAIKQAIHDQHITEQEIDTHVEKILDVKNALRTYASIN